The window GACTCCCTGCGGCACCATGCAGCGGTACGGTACATGAGCCGTCATTGGATCATGGTCCGGCGCGACCATCATGAACACTGGATGAACCGTGAAGCCATGAGTGTCGAAGTTGCTGCGCGCGATGTAAACGGTATCTGGAAACGTACGTCCGGCGAGAATGTCGAGAGGTGAAATTTCGATCTCGCCGATGATCTGGCGGCGCTCGCGGGAACTCACGATGGATACGGTGTCGAAGGCCGCGGGATACTTGGCTCGAGCCTCGACAAAGGCGCTCGTGACGCCGACGGGATCGGTGTCGTCAACAAAGGTATGGTCGGAGTTTTGATACTGCGAGGTCAGGGTCTTGCGGGGCGAAAGGCCGGTGCCTTGAACGGCGAGATGGTCTCCGCCGATGAGGCGGCAGGGTGCGCCAGCCGCGGCCGCGACGTCGGAGTCGCCCGTTGCGTCCACCACCGACCGCGTGCGAACGAGGCCGCTGCCAAAGGGCGTGGAGACGAGCAGTCCATCGATCTGGGCTCCTGACATCCTCACTCCAAAGGCAAAAGACCCGAGCCAGGCGTTGCCTCCTGCATCGCGAAGCAGACGTTGGTAGACACGCGACTTGACCTCGGGACTCCAGCCCGATCCGTCTTTGCTGCGGCTCCAGGAATCGTATTTGCTGACCTCCCGGTCCAGTTCCGAGGTGAACCCGGTGCGATTCCCAAACCAGTAGGCACTGATCAGGCCCAGTGTGCCGACACCTCCGAGTCCGTGCTGGGTTTCCAGAACCAGCGTGGACACCCCGGACCGGGCCGCGGCAATACCGGCGGGCGCACCTCCTGTGCCTCCCCCGGAGACGACAACATCGTAATCCCCGAGAACGGGGAAGCTCCAGGCCGGGAGATCGAGTGTGCCAAGGTTCGTGCGCAGAAAGACCGGGGCAAACCGGTAGTGTCCTTCGGTTTCTCCGCCCGTTTGCGCGTGAAAGGTCCTTCCGGTTGCACGCGGTTTGATATTGGCGGCTATCTTCCGACCGACCAGGCGTGCAAAAGGGATCCAGGTTCCCGGGTTCCCGCATTCCTGGACGCTCTTTCCCGAGACTGGAAGCAGGCCGTTTAGCAACCAAAGGCTGGCCTGGGGCTGGAGATCACCATCTCCGAGATCTGCAAGGCTGTCCCGGGCGGCATTGGACGCCAGCATACGGGACGGGGGAAAGACGAAAAGATCGGCAGTAAGGAGAATTGCCTCATCCACGAGGAGGGCGCGGGCGGCATGTTCCGCAAGCATGGGATCTTTTCCGAGTACGGTGGCATCGATGGAGAGCCGGAACGCCCTGCTGGTCATCTCTCCATCACCCGTTTCGGAGGGAAAAATGAAAGAGGGCGAGAGCTCGGTGATGGTCCCTGGCCAGGAGGAAGGGCGATCCTTGGCAAGAACCGTCCATTCTACGCACCCGGCGATGCCTGTACGTTCCTGAATCGGAAGGCCCGCGAGCCGGGCGACAATGCCATGTTCCGAGGCATCGAGAATGGCTCGACAGGTCACGGCGAGCAGGGCTGAGCGGGTGGCGAGGATCGCGCCTGCGATTTGCCCCGATTCGTCGCGCAGGATGGCAATCGGTCGGCTTTGGAAAAGGAAGGGGATGTTGGCGCCAAGCAAGGCCCCTTCGAGAGAGTGCTTGATCGCGCCCGGCCGCGCGGGAACTGATCCGGAGAAGGCTGCGTGCAGCAAAGGGTCGGCTTCCTTCCAGTCTCCCGGCCAGAGCCGGAATGTTCCGGCAAAGTCGCTGCCGACATAAGGCAGGTCACCTGCCAGCATGGCAGAGATTCCGGCTTGCTGGATCTCGAGCGATGCGGCGACGGCGGCAGTCGATGAGCCGACGACCAGGACGTCGACATCGCGAAAAAGAGGTACGGAGAGTGAAGGCATGGAAGGGACCGCGAAAGGTCTATGACGATCCCATTATAGGGTGGAGATCCCCCGCGACGTTAACCGGAAGCCGACCTCCCATGTGCTGTTTCCTGATGAGTCGTTTTCAGTCTGAGGAAAGTCAGAAATCAACACATCCTCAAACAGGAGACTGCTCACCTGGGCGGCGTGTTTGCGTTACTGTCACCATGAAACGTTAACCCCCTCTCATCCCTTTTTGCTACTGATGAAGAAATCTGCCCTCGCTCTGCTCGTACTGACATTCTCCGGCCTCTCTCTGTGGGCTGGTGCGCCGGATCTCCTTGAAAATGCGAAGTCCGATCCTGCTTCGTTAAAGGAACATAAATCCGTGGTGACCCCGCCGGGGGCGGACGGGGCCATACGGGTGGAGTACAATGCAGATGGCGGATTCCCCGGCGTGCAGATCGCTGCTCCGCCGGAGGGTTGGGATCTTTCGGGCTTTTCCGGCGTCGAGGCGGAGGTCGCCAATGAGGGGGCGACGGCAAAATCCATCGCCCTGCGTGTCGACAATAAAGGCGGCAGCAATGCGAGCAATACCGAGTCGGTGAAGATCGGACCCGGCGAAACAAAGAAGGTGCGGGTGCGTTTTGGCTATTCCTACGGCGGAAATCCCGCCTACCAGCTCGACCCTTCCTCGGTCGTCGCACTGCTTGTTTTTGTCGGCAAACCAGCCGATGGCGGAGCATTTGTCATCAAGAGCGTTACTCCTTTCAAGGAGGAAGGCGCTCCGGCCCCTGCGACTGTGGCCCAGCCTGCGACGAATGGCGGCGAGGCAACAACGTCGCCGAGCATAGGAGGTGAACTCCTTGATCCCGCCAAGGGGGCAGAGGGCTTCAAGTTTTCCCACTCCAGCGGTTCAGTCGAGGGAGACAAGATCAAGGCGACCTTTTCCACGGATACGGATTACCCTGGCGTGCATTTCCCGATCCCGGCAGGAGGCTGGAATCTCTCAGCCTTTGGCGGAGTGGAGGTCACTGCGACAAATACCTCGAGTGTCCCGATCACCGCCGTGCTGCGGGTCGACAATCCCGGTGACTGGAAGCAAGGCCCCTGGAACTCGCAGAGCGTGAAGCTCGCTCCCGGAGCGACTCAGACCATTCAGGTGACCTTTGGAAAGAACAATGGCCAGCCGGGATATCCTCTGGATTCGAAGAAGATCTCGGGCATCCAGGTTTTTCTCGCCAAACCCAAGCAGGAGATCACCCTGCTCCTCGGCAATCTCAAGGCCTTTGGCAGTCCCGGGGCCGTGGCAGGCAAGTCCACCCTCACCTCGCCCGCAGATCGTAATACCCCGGTCACTCCTCCCGACTGGCTGGGCAAGCGCCCGCCGGTGGATGGCGACTGGACGCTGACGTTTGAAGACAACTTCGACGGCACCGCGCTCGACAGCTCAAAGTGGGAGGCCAGCAACAGCCACTTCAGCAAGTTCTTCTACTATCAAAAGGAAAAGGCGCGCGTGGAGAATGGTGTGCTGAGGCTGGGTGCGGAGAAGAAGGCGGTCGAGGGGCGCGAGTACATTTCTGGACAGGTGACAGGTTTCGGAAAATGGGCGCAGAGCTATGGATACTTTGAGGCTCGGGTGAAGCTTCCGACCACACGCGGTTTCTGGCCCGCCTTCTGGCTGATGCCCGATCGCGATGTGAATGGCCCGACCGATCAACAGTCGATCTGGAACCGCAACTCGACCAAATGGGGTGGGATGGAGTTCGACATTCTCGAGCACCTTAGTGAATGGGGACCGGGTCGCCACAATGTCGCCGTTCATTGGGATGGCTATGGCGACCAGCATCAAGCCTGGGGGGATACGAATGTTTATTACGGCCCCACTC of the Terrimicrobium sacchariphilum genome contains:
- a CDS encoding FAD-dependent oxidoreductase, yielding MPSLSVPLFRDVDVLVVGSSTAAVAASLEIQQAGISAMLAGDLPYVGSDFAGTFRLWPGDWKEADPLLHAAFSGSVPARPGAIKHSLEGALLGANIPFLFQSRPIAILRDESGQIAGAILATRSALLAVTCRAILDASEHGIVARLAGLPIQERTGIAGCVEWTVLAKDRPSSWPGTITELSPSFIFPSETGDGEMTSRAFRLSIDATVLGKDPMLAEHAARALLVDEAILLTADLFVFPPSRMLASNAARDSLADLGDGDLQPQASLWLLNGLLPVSGKSVQECGNPGTWIPFARLVGRKIAANIKPRATGRTFHAQTGGETEGHYRFAPVFLRTNLGTLDLPAWSFPVLGDYDVVVSGGGTGGAPAGIAAARSGVSTLVLETQHGLGGVGTLGLISAYWFGNRTGFTSELDREVSKYDSWSRSKDGSGWSPEVKSRVYQRLLRDAGGNAWLGSFAFGVRMSGAQIDGLLVSTPFGSGLVRTRSVVDATGDSDVAAAAGAPCRLIGGDHLAVQGTGLSPRKTLTSQYQNSDHTFVDDTDPVGVTSAFVEARAKYPAAFDTVSIVSSRERRQIIGEIEISPLDILAGRTFPDTVYIARSNFDTHGFTVHPVFMMVAPDHDPMTAHVPYRCMVPQGVDGVLVTGLGMSAHRDALPLLRMQADVQNQGFAAGLAAAESARTGLAPRQLNIRTLQRKLVAIGIIEQANLKQEDSFPLDSSSLEQALAGDWRDLKNIAILLAHPEKTRGRLMEILLSDETRRPDAARILGMMGDAAAAPVLEALVRTTPWDEGWDYQGMGQFGASMSWLDSVIIALGKTRNPIAVYTLESKIRTLDETAAFSHCRAVALAAAMISHPVLASALEDLLRKPGMAGHEITDLAVLRDQATDNLIETDPRNLSLREVYLAMGLLLSGDPNATGRNILQSYTHDLRGHFARYAQALLAENNHEALRLRLA
- a CDS encoding glycoside hydrolase family 16 protein; translation: MKKSALALLVLTFSGLSLWAGAPDLLENAKSDPASLKEHKSVVTPPGADGAIRVEYNADGGFPGVQIAAPPEGWDLSGFSGVEAEVANEGATAKSIALRVDNKGGSNASNTESVKIGPGETKKVRVRFGYSYGGNPAYQLDPSSVVALLVFVGKPADGGAFVIKSVTPFKEEGAPAPATVAQPATNGGEATTSPSIGGELLDPAKGAEGFKFSHSSGSVEGDKIKATFSTDTDYPGVHFPIPAGGWNLSAFGGVEVTATNTSSVPITAVLRVDNPGDWKQGPWNSQSVKLAPGATQTIQVTFGKNNGQPGYPLDSKKISGIQVFLAKPKQEITLLLGNLKAFGSPGAVAGKSTLTSPADRNTPVTPPDWLGKRPPVDGDWTLTFEDNFDGTALDSSKWEASNSHFSKFFYYQKEKARVENGVLRLGAEKKAVEGREYISGQVTGFGKWAQSYGYFEARVKLPTTRGFWPAFWLMPDRDVNGPTDQQSIWNRNSTKWGGMEFDILEHLSEWGPGRHNVAVHWDGYGDQHQAWGDTNVYYGPTPDGWHVFGMLWEPGKLTWYIDGKKTAEWENPRVGSVPGHLLLSLQLGGWATKDIDLSKIDETFDIDYVKVWQRKDLAEAAKNVDLSIPAKK